CCGCGGCGAGCAGTATGAGGAGAAATTCATTTCTGCAGTGGAAGCTCTGGAATCCATTCCCGATCATCCAGAGCTAATGCTCCAGAAGATGGACACATTCGAGAAGCTCCACCTATCGATCGAGGCGATAATGGATGTGGCGAACATGGTACTGGAGGATCTGGGGGAGATCCTCGGCGAGGATTTCGAGAACCTGTCCAGGCTGGAACAGTTGGGCATAATCGATTGCATACTCGCCAACAAGCTCATCATATGTAGCGGTCTGATGAAGCTGTTCGATCACCGATACGACGGATTCGATGATAAACTCGCATTGAATTCCGTGGCCGATATCAGGGAAACGATCTATTGTTTCATGGACGTTATAGATGGGTACTTGGAGCAGTACGAAGGTGAGAACGGGTACTGATCGCTGATAGAACCCTCGAAATATCTTCTTCGACTGGCTCCTTCTGGGGCAGAAATCATCCCATCTTTCTAATCAAGAAGGCAATCAGGACGATGGCCAATACCGCGGTGATGGCAAGCGCGATCGGCAGAGTAGGGTCACTGGCATCACTTGTCGAATCCAATGGGGTCCCCGACACCATCTCGCTCATATTCCCCTCTCCGACCTCGTTCATTGCGCAAATGCAGTAGTAATATCGATGATCGTTCTGCACGGAGGTATCATTGAAGGAATTCTATGTAGGTCCCACCTGATTTAGATAATGGAGGGAATCAGAGGAATTGCCGCACTAATCACATGTCCCGTGATTGGGGATCCACCATTGCCGAGCGGAGCTTCCCACGAGATGTTGATGAATCCATTTCCCGCATCAACCTGAGGGTCCTGTGATTGGGACGGGACCGACGGTACGGAAGGTGGTGACGGGATGGCGAAGACCGAAACCGATCTGAAGCCGAGGTTGTTCTAAGGGCACTGGCCGAGATACTGAATGTGGAGATCGACTTCAGTACCTGCTGGGATAAAGGCAAGAATAGAGAGAATGAGCAGGATCCCGATCACCAGGCATGAGAATGTCGAACCACAATCGCGTTGCCGTATCTGATCAAATGGTGTTCTCCTCTCCATTCCCCCACATCCAAGCTTCATGTTCAATTAGGAGCTTCCATTGAGGAGGAATAGAATAGCATAAAGGAGAATACTAGCCTCAAGATCCAAAATCAAATTTCTGTTTTGATTTCAATCGCATTCATTGTTGCTGAGTTACAAGGAATGATTTCTCCTCAATTCTCCCAAGTCAATAAAAGTCAGTTGGTATGGCAATTAAACAATTTCTGTGAGAACTTATTAACATTAAAGTCTCACCCTTTCAAAAACATCTCTTGGAAAAAACACCTCGGATATCAAGCGTTCAATGAGAAATGTGATATACCAGCTGCTACCAGGGAATATGGGGATCTTGTTTGGCATTTTTCTTTCCAGCCAATAGAACGATCCTCTCAGCTGAAAGGAGGTTAGTTTAGAATGTCTATTGACAAGAACACTTCCAGATCGTCAATCATTTTCATACTCACGGTTGTCGCGGTCCTTCTTGCAGGTACATTGTTCATGGGATCCACCTCGGCCATCATAAACGGTCAGCCCGATGATGATGGGCATCCGGCGGTATGCGCGGTGACCGTCTACGATGAATATGGAGACTTTATCGGTTTCGGTTCAGGAACGCTCATCTCGCCCACGGTGGTTCTCACGGCAGGGCACGTGACCATACTTGCCTACTACGTCATCGTGTATTTTGGTGAAGACGCCGTCAACAATCCTATTTACATGGGCACTGGAACCCCGCACACCTATCCTGATTTCTACATGCCGTCATCCATGGCAGGAGGTCTCTTCAACTTCCATGGAGATGTTGGAGTAGTGGTACTTGACGAGCCCGTTCCATCGAGCGTGGTCAGCCCTGCAGATTATGGTTTGCTACCCACCGCGGGAGCGGTCGACACCCTGTCTCAGAAGGCTCCAGTGGATCTGGTGGGATACGGTTTCAATGAGCTGGTAACCGGCGAGGGAATGCCATACTTTGATGAATATGGCATTAGGTACAATGCAACCTGCGATTTCATTAGGTCCAATTATGTGGCGAGCGAAGAGTTCATGAAGCTCTCCGGCAACCCATCAAAGGACAAGGGCGGCACAACCTTTGGCGATTCAGGCGGACCAGTTCTGATGCATGGTACCAACACGATTCTTGGAATCACATCATTCGGACCGAGCTACTGGTGCAAGAGTACCTGGTACGCATTCAGAGTTGACACAGATCCTATTCTAAACTGGATCAACTCGTTCCTCTAGAGTTCAGGAATCGTGGTATCGAAACCTTCTATTCCTTTTTCTTCATTGGAGGTAGATCATTCGCCAAAATTATCTCATTTAGAGATTGGGCGGGACCAAAGATCTGCCAATCGGTGGGGTACACCAAGAATCCGTCTGCTCCTCTTTAACTCGCCCCAAAAGAGATTTTGCCATTGGTTTAACGGAGAGCTCTGTCCAGGAGGTTGCCATCAGAGTCATAGATACGGGCATCAAGGGCCATCCTGCCCAAAGCATGGGTCGAACAGCTCAAGCATGGATCGAAGGCACGGATGACGGTCTCGATCCTGTTGAGAAGCCCCTCACTGATCCTGCTCCCGTCGATGTATCTCTTGGCCACCTGAGTCACCGCCTTGTTGAAGGCGGTATTGCAGTGCTCGGTGGCTATTATCATGTTGACCCAGGTAGTCATTCCATCCTCGTCGACCTTGTAATGATGAATGAGCGTGCCCCTAGGAGCCTCGGCCACCCCTACGCCCTCGCTTCTGTTCAAAGAGGCTTTGGACCACACTCGTTCGGAGAGGATCTCAGGATCCTCAAGTAGGTCCCTTGCGTGCTCGATGCAGAAGAGGATCTCTATCAAGCGCGCATAATGGTAGTGGAAGGTGCTCTGGACGATCCCATTCTCACCCAGCTTCTTGAATTCCTTGAGTTCCTCGTCAGCGAGTGGTGTGCCGCAGTGAGATGATATATTGAGCCTTGCCAGGGGTCCGACTCTGTATGTCCCCTCTGGATATCCCAAGGGCTCGTAGTAGGGGAACTTCATATATGACCAGGGTTCAACAGCCTCCTTTATATATTCGAAATAATGCCCTGGATCTAGCTGATCTGCGACAATTCTTCCTTTTGGATCGATGATTCTTAGCTTGCCATCGTAGTGTTCGAGTCCCCCCTCTGAATTAACCAGTCCCATGTAGTAGGATGGGAAATCTCCCAGACTCTTGGTCCCTTCATCTAGTTTCTCCAAGAGGTCCTTGAACATTGAAATGGTTCCAATTGTTATGTCCAAGGCCTCGGGGAGTTTGGAAAGGATGTAGTCAGCGTTCTCCTTCTCCAGCGGCCACTTTACTCCTCCAGGCACGATCCAGTCGCTGGGGTGCACTCTCTTTCCGCCCAGCTTCTCAATGATCTCCTGACCGAACTTCCTGAGCCTGATGCCGTTCATGGCCACATCGGGGTGCTTCTCCATCAGGTAAAAGATGTTCCTGTTGGCCGGATCTGAATCAATTCCAAGGAGGAGATCCGGGGATGAGAGATGGAAGAAGTTGAGGGCGTGAGATTGGATGATCTGCCCCATATGCATCAAGCGACGCAGCATCTCAGCCGTTCTCGGGATCGACACCGATGCCAACTCGTCGCATGCCTTGGCCGAGGCGAGGAGATGGCTCACCGGGCAGATTCCGCAGGCCCTGGAGGTGATACCCGGCATCTCGTAGTAGGGACGGCCCTCACAGAATTTCTCGAATCCCCTGAAGAAGGTCACCTGGAATCGGGCCTCCTGGGCGGATTGGTTCTCGTCCAGGAAGATGGTGACCATCGCGTGTCCCTCTATCCGGGTGACCGGGTTTATGACGATTCTGTCCTTCATTCCACCACACCTATCCGAATTTCGATCTACCCTCCATCTCCGGCTCCCTTCCCTCAAGCAACTCCGTGAGTACATAGTTGATCCGAGAAGCGTCGGGGGGGCAGCCGGGGATGAAGTAGTCCACCTTCACCACCTCGTGGAGGGGATAGGCCTTCTTCAGCAGCGCCGGCACCTCGTTCGGGATCTGAGGCGCCGTTTCCACCAGCTCGAGGTAAGCCCTCCTTAGCACGGCCTCATCCCCGTTTTCCCAGGCGTTTCTCAGGGCTGTCACGTTGCCGGTTACGGCGCAGTCGCCCATGGATATGAGAATGCCCGTGCTGGCTCTGGCCTTCCTGATGAGCGCCAGCTGCTCCTCGTTCCCCACCGCCCCCTCCACTATGGTGACGTCCACCTCATCGGGGAACTCCTTTTCGTCTACGAGAGGGCTGTAGACCACCAGCACCTTCTTCGCAAGTTCCAGTAATAGCTCGTCCTGATCGAGGAATGACATGTGGCAGCCAGCGCAGCCGCTCAGCCAGATGGTGGCGAACCTCACCCCTTCGTCACTCCTCATGGGCCGCCTCCCTCCTTTCCATTATGAATCGTGCGATCTGGTCGTCCTTGGTGATGGAGAGTGTCTCCCCCTCAACGTATATCGCCCCCACCGGGCAGACCTTGGCGCACTTCCTGCATGAGGTGCAGGAGCTGGACTCCTTCCACTCCTGATTCAGATCGATGATCACCTGGGACTCCTTCCCCCTGTGCATCAGGTCCAGGGTGTGCACTCCCTCTATCTCGTCGCAAACTCTGATGCAACGGGTGCAGAGAATGCACCGGTTCCTGTCCATGACCAGGAAGCTGTGCGTGGAGTCCACATCGAGCCTGGGCCATTCCCTCTCGAAGGCGACGTGGTCCACCCCCAGCTCGTTTGCCAGCTCCTGAAGCTCGCAACTTCCGTTGGCGACGCAGACCGAGCAGATGTGGGTCCTCTCGGAAAGGAGGAACTGGACCGCCATCCTGCGGTACTCCCTCAACCCGGGGGAGTCGGTAATGACCTCCATCCCCTCGCTCACCGGGGTCACGCAGGAGGCGAACGGTTTGGGTGACTTCCCTATCGTGACCATGCACATACGGCAGCCTCCGTAGGCCGTCAACCCTTCCAGGTAGCACAGGGTGGGTATCCTTATCCCGTTCTGACGGGCGGCCTCGAGGATCATCGTACCCTCAAGGACCTCGATATCCTTCCCGTCGATCTTGAGCTTCACGGTCATGGCTCACCCCCCTCGCCGGTCCCGTTCATGGGGCAGATGCCCGTGGGGCACTTCTTCTCCAAGATGTGAGCCATGTACTCGTCGCCGAAGTAGCGCAGGGTGGTCAGGATGGGGTTGGGAGCGGTCTGCCCTAGACCGCACAAGCTGGCCTCCCTGATGTATTCGCTCGCCGTCTGCAGCTTCTCCAGATCCTCTGGCTTGCCCTCTCCTCTCATGATCCTGGCGAACACCTTCTTGAGATTGAACAGGCCAGATCTGCACGGGCTGCACCTGCCGCAGGATTCATCCACGCAGAAATCAACGAAGAAGTTAGCGGTGTTCACCATGCAGGATCGGTCGTCGATGACCACGATGCCCCCCGATCCCATTATGGCCCCGGCATTGGTCAGGGACTCGTAGTCTATGGGGAGGTCCAGCATGGACTCGGGAAGGCATCCCCCGGATGGTCCTCCCACCAGAACGGCCTTGAACTCCCTCCCGTCGGGCACACCCCCGCCTATCTCGAACACCACTTCCCTCAGGGTTATGCCCATGGGGACCTCGATCAGCCCTGGGTTGCTCACGTTCCCGGTCAGCGAGAAGCATTTGGTGCCGCTGCAGGTGGGAGTCCCTATCTCCGAGAACCAGGAACCCCCCTCCTGAATGATGGTGGGCAGGTTGGCCATGGTCTCCACGTTCTGGATGAGCGTGGGCTTGCCCCACAGCCCCTTGTTGGCGGGATACGGCGGGCGGGGCTTGGGCATGGCCCGGTACCCCTCAACCGAGGCCAGGATGGCAGTCTCCTCTCCGGCAATGAAGGCGCCCGCACCCAGCCTCAGCTCCACCTCGAATTTCATGGGGGTCTCCAGAACGCTGTCACCCAGCAGCCCGAAGGACCTGGCCTGCTCCAGCGCCTTGCTCAGGGTCTCGATTCCCAGCGGATACTCGGCCCTGATGTAGATGTAGCCGTATTCGGCCCCCAGAGCGTAGGAGGCGATCAGCATGCCCTCGATGATGGCGTGGGGATCGGCCTCGGCCAAGGTTCTGTTGGCAAACACGCCCGGATCGCCCTCGTCCAAATTCGCTATGATATACTTGGGGTTGCCCGTGGCCTTCGAGACGAAGTTCCATTTCATCCCTGTCTGGAATCCAGCGCCTCCCCTCCCCCTCAGCCCGCTCTTGGTGACCTCATCGATCACCTGCTTGGGCTCCATCTCGGTCAGGCACTTGACCAGGGCGGAGTATCCTCCGCTTCTTCTGCTTGTCGAAAAACTCTGCCTTCTTGTAGAGGAGCTTCTTCACGGGCTTTCCCTTGACGATGTGCCCCTCCACGATCTCTCTGGCTGTTTCAGGGGTGACGCCCTGGTAGAGGTAGTCGCCAGGCTCGACCACCACGGCCGGGCCAACATAGCAGGTGCCCACGCATCCGGTGCGGGCGACCTTGCATTCATCCTCCTTGCCATGATCCTTGACCGCTTCCTCGAACGCTTTCAGGACCTCCAATGCGCCCAGGGGAATGCAGCCGCTGGAGCAGCAGACATTGATCCTGTGCTTGAAGCCCTTCTGGTCCTCGGCCTCGGTGCGGGCCATCTTAAGGAGGTCGGAGGTCTTCACTCCCCCTCACCCCCCAGAACATCCTCGATCCTCTTCAGGACATCTTCCTTCTTGACCTTGCCCATGACCTGCCCATCGACCACCACATTCGGAGCTTGGGCGCAAGCTCCTATACATCTGGTGACGAAGAGGGAGAGCCTTCCATCGGAGGTGGAGTCTCCACGCTTCACATCGTACTCGTTTTCGATTGCCAAAACGATGTCGTCAACACCTTTCACGTAGCACGCAGTCCCCAGGCAGGGCGTGATGATGTGCTGCCCCGGCTCCTGCAGTCTGAAGAAGTTGTAGAATGTCGCCGCCCCGTAAACATGGCTAGGGGGAAGCCTGAGCTCCTTGGAGATGTGTGTCATCACATCGAGGTCGAGGTATCCATAGAGTTCCTGAGCCTTCTGAAGTATCTCAAGTAGCGCGTTCCTGTGGTGATCATGCTCCTCTATCGTCCTATCAAGCGTTATCAAGCGCCTATCACGATTCATAGCATCTATGTTCCAGAGATTCCATTCTCAAACAACTCTCATGAGAGTAATCGATCGCTAGTAGATGTGGTGCTGCCTCATGCACTGGTAGCCCTGCGAGAATTCATAGCACGGGAAGGAAGTGCACGCCTCGCATGATTCGTGACCCTCCTTCTCGATGCAATTCCTAATGGGACAGTTCCTCTGGAGACAACCAGGACAGCTGGATTCGATCGATATGTCCATCTTCCAGTACACGCACCACTCGCAATTCAGGCCGCAGGGGCTCGGTACTTCCATTTCAGCACCCCCAACACTCTGAGGATTATCTAGACAGGACAGGCTATAAGAAGTTTTGTCGCTGGTACCGAGTGGTCGTTCAGGAGGATGGGTCCAGCGTTCCATCGATCGGTGATCTTGGTTTGGCCCAGGGTCAGGGGACCGTATCAGTCCTCATCGGGCATGTACTTCCTGAGTGTCTGGCTGTTGATTGCCACTATCACAGTGCTGAGGGACATCAGGATGGCGCCAACCGCAGGGCTGATGACCACCCCCTGGTTGAAGAGTATCCCCGCGGCGAGTGGGATGGCGACTATGTTGTAGCCCCCCGCCCACCACAGGTTCTGCACCATCTTGGAGTAGGTCTTCTTTGACAGGTCGATGAGCTTTGACACATCCCGGGGATCGTTCTTCACCAGTATGATGTCAGCACTCTCGATGGCCACGTCCGTCCCAGCGCCGATGGCAACCCCCACGTCCGCGGTTACCAGCGCGGGAGCGTCGTTTATCCCATCCCCCACCATGGCGACATGGTATCCCTCCTCCCTCAGGGACTCGATGTACTCTGCCTTCTCGTGGGGGAGGACCTGGGCGAAGTAGTCGTCGATTCCCAGCTCCTTGGAGACGGCCTCAGCAACCTCCTTCGAATCGCCAGTGAGCATGTAGGTCCTTATCCCCAGGGATCTCAGCTTCTCGATGGTCTCGGCCGATTCCTTCCTCACCCTGTCCGACAGTGCGAAGGCGCCCATCGGCTCGCCGTCCGCTATGGTGAAAACCACCGTCTTGCCCTCGGATTGCAGCTTCTTGGTCCTCTCATCATCGATCTGGATGTCGAGCTCCTTGAGAAGATTCGGACCGCCCACGTGGACCTCCCTGCCCTCAACGATTCCGAAGGCGCCCTTTCCTGGGATGACCTTGAAGTCTTCCACATCCGGTATTTCCACGCCCCTCTCCGACACCTCGTCCAGGATCGCCCTGGCGATGATGTGCTCGG
This Methanomassiliicoccales archaeon DNA region includes the following protein-coding sequences:
- a CDS encoding S1 family peptidase, coding for MSIDKNTSRSSIIFILTVVAVLLAGTLFMGSTSAIINGQPDDDGHPAVCAVTVYDEYGDFIGFGSGTLISPTVVLTAGHVTILAYYVIVYFGEDAVNNPIYMGTGTPHTYPDFYMPSSMAGGLFNFHGDVGVVVLDEPVPSSVVSPADYGLLPTAGAVDTLSQKAPVDLVGYGFNELVTGEGMPYFDEYGIRYNATCDFIRSNYVASEEFMKLSGNPSKDKGGTTFGDSGGPVLMHGTNTILGITSFGPSYWCKSTWYAFRVDTDPILNWINSFL
- a CDS encoding Ni/Fe hydrogenase subunit alpha; protein product: MKDRIVINPVTRIEGHAMVTIFLDENQSAQEARFQVTFFRGFEKFCEGRPYYEMPGITSRACGICPVSHLLASAKACDELASVSIPRTAEMLRRLMHMGQIIQSHALNFFHLSSPDLLLGIDSDPANRNIFYLMEKHPDVAMNGIRLRKFGQEIIEKLGGKRVHPSDWIVPGGVKWPLEKENADYILSKLPEALDITIGTISMFKDLLEKLDEGTKSLGDFPSYYMGLVNSEGGLEHYDGKLRIIDPKGRIVADQLDPGHYFEYIKEAVEPWSYMKFPYYEPLGYPEGTYRVGPLARLNISSHCGTPLADEELKEFKKLGENGIVQSTFHYHYARLIEILFCIEHARDLLEDPEILSERVWSKASLNRSEGVGVAEAPRGTLIHHYKVDEDGMTTWVNMIIATEHCNTAFNKAVTQVAKRYIDGSRISEGLLNRIETVIRAFDPCLSCSTHALGRMALDARIYDSDGNLLDRALR
- a CDS encoding oxidoreductase; protein product: MRSDEGVRFATIWLSGCAGCHMSFLDQDELLLELAKKVLVVYSPLVDEKEFPDEVDVTIVEGAVGNEEQLALIRKARASTGILISMGDCAVTGNVTALRNAWENGDEAVLRRAYLELVETAPQIPNEVPALLKKAYPLHEVVKVDYFIPGCPPDASRINYVLTELLEGREPEMEGRSKFG
- a CDS encoding 2Fe-2S iron-sulfur cluster binding domain-containing protein, with the protein product MTVKLKIDGKDIEVLEGTMILEAARQNGIRIPTLCYLEGLTAYGGCRMCMVTIGKSPKPFASCVTPVSEGMEVITDSPGLREYRRMAVQFLLSERTHICSVCVANGSCELQELANELGVDHVAFEREWPRLDVDSTHSFLVMDRNRCILCTRCIRVCDEIEGVHTLDLMHRGKESQVIIDLNQEWKESSSCTSCRKCAKVCPVGAIYVEGETLSITKDDQIARFIMERREAAHEE
- a CDS encoding (2Fe-2S) ferredoxin domain-containing protein, which produces MKTSDLLKMARTEAEDQKGFKHRINVCCSSGCIPLGALEVLKAFEEAVKDHGKEDECKVARTGCVGTCYVGPAVVVEPGDYLYQGVTPETAREIVEGHIVKGKPVKKLLYKKAEFFDKQKKRRILRPGQVPDRDGAQAGDR
- a CDS encoding NAD(P)H-dependent oxidoreductase subunit E (with HoxF and HoxU catalyzes H2-dependent NAD(P)+-reduction as well as NAD(P)H-dependent H2-evolution), with product MNRDRRLITLDRTIEEHDHHRNALLEILQKAQELYGYLDLDVMTHISKELRLPPSHVYGAATFYNFFRLQEPGQHIITPCLGTACYVKGVDDIVLAIENEYDVKRGDSTSDGRLSLFVTRCIGACAQAPNVVVDGQVMGKVKKEDVLKRIEDVLGGEGE
- a CDS encoding heavy metal translocating P-type ATPase, translating into QVIDLVEKAQESRSRTQDLANRAAAMLFYIALSVGVVTYLVWFTLGQSDFALERSVTVLVIACPHALGLAIPLVVALSTSITARSGILIRDRRAFETARDIDAMVFDKTGTLTEGRFGVTDTIAFSSEEDLLRLTAAVESNSEHIIARAILDEVSERGVEIPDVEDFKVIPGKGAFGIVEGREVHVGGPNLLKELDIQIDDERTKKLQSEGKTVVFTIADGEPMGAFALSDRVRKESAETIEKLRSLGIRTYMLTGDSKEVAEAVSKELGIDDYFAQVLPHEKAEYIESLREEGYHVAMVGDGINDAPALVTADVGVAIGAGTDVAIESADIILVKNDPRDVSKLIDLSKKTYSKMVQNLWWAGGYNIVAIPLAAGILFNQGVVISPAVGAILMSLSTVIVAINSQTLRKYMPDED